The segment CCGCAGGAGCTGGAGCTGATCCTGAAGCAGACCGAGAGCAAGGGGCTCAAGGCCGAAGAGAGCTTGCGGCTGCCGGCTTCCGAGCACGCCGCGTCGCCTGGCGAGGTGGTCGTGCGCTTCAAGGACGGCAAGACCCACGACCTGCCCGGGGCTACAAAGTTACGGGACGTCGGGATCCCGGGCATGGCGGTCTACAAGACCGACAGCGGCGCCTACGACGCGGCGACCCTCGCGGCCTGGCAGGCCGATTCCCGCCTCCTCTACGCCGAGCCCAACTACAAGCTGAAGACCACCGCGGCCGACGGCCCCGACGATCCCAAGATGTCGCGCGTCTGGGGCTACTACCAGGTGCGGACCCACAAGCTCTGGCTGGCCGGCTACAAGGTCTCGAATCCCATCAAGGTCGGCGTCGTGGACACCGGCGTGGACTACAACCACGAGGATCTGTCCGGCGTCACGGTCAAGGGCCTCAACACCGTCAAGAACAACCGCGATCCGTTCGACGACCACGGCCACGGCACGCACGTGGCGGGCGTCATCGGCGCCAAGGAGAACAACTCCGGCATCGCCGGCGTGGCCGCCGGCGCGCAGCTTTACGCCGTGAAGGCCCTGGACGCCACCGGCGAGGGCCCCGAGGAAGACATCGCCCGCGGGCTGATGGACGCGGTCAACGCCGGCTGCAAGGTCGTCAACATGTCGCTGGGCGGGCCGCTGGACGTGCAGGCCCTGCGCGACGCGGTGGCCGAGGCCACCCGCCGCGGCACCTTGGTCGTGGTCGCGGCCGGCAACGACGGCGAGGACGACGAGAAGCACTTCCCGGCATCGTATCCCGACGCCCTGGCGGTGGGCGCCACCATGCCCGACGACTCGCGGGCCTTCTTCTCCAACGGCGGCACGTTCGTGGACATCGCCGCCCCGGGCGTCCTGATCATGTCCACGCTGCCGGACAACGAGTACGACTACCTGGATGGCACCAGCATGGCCGCGCCCCACGTCGCGGGCGCCGCGGCCCTGCTCTGGAGCCGCCATCCCGAACTCTCGGTCTCCCAGGTCCGCAACCTGCTGACCAGCAGCGCCCTGCCCACCAAGGGCTGGACGAAGAGCACCGTCGGCATGGTCAACGTCCGCGCCGCCTTCGAGAAGCTCGAGGGCAAGAAGATCGGCCCGCCCGACTACAACGGCGGCGGCAGCGCCACGCCTCCTCCCGGCCCGATCTACACGCCGCCGCCCGCGCCGCCGCTGACGCAATGGTTCCAGGCCCTGGCCACCGCGTTCGATCTCTACGCCACCGAGGAGAACGTCCGGGCGTTCATGAACGAGGTCTCCGAGTACGAGAAGAACGGCACGCTCGGGCCCGGATCGGGGCAGGCCGCCGCGGTCCGCGACCTCCAGCGCGCCCTGGCGAAGTTCAACTACCCCGTGACGGTGTCGGGCACGTTCGACGAGGCCACCGGACAGGCCGTGCTGGCGTACAAGAAGGCCAACGGCCTGCACCAGAGCTATCGCAAGGGTGACGGGTACTACGCGGTCAACGAGTACATCGACCCGGGCACGTTCAACTCGATGATGGCGAAGCTCTTCTCGGCCGCCGTCGCGGCGCGGCAAGTCAAGCCGCAGTAGCCGCCCCGCCGGGGATCGTACCCGGCTAGCGTGGTACGCTACGTACCGCGCCATGCATACGGGCCTGTCTTCCGCCTTCGTCCTCCGCGGCCGACGCGTGCTCACCCCCGCCGGGGAACGCGCCGCGTGCGTCGTGGTGCGGGAAGGGCGCATCGCGGACGTCACGCCCTTCGACGCTCCGCCGCCGCCGGACGCCGAGGTCGTGGACGCGGGCGAGGCGGCTATTCTGCCGGGCTTCGTGGACACGCACGTGCACGTCAACGAGCCCGGGCGCACCGAGTGGGAAGGTTTCGAGAGCGCCACCCGGGCCGCGGCGGCCGGCGGCATCACATCGATCGTGGACATGCCGCTCAACAGCCTCCCGGTCACGACCACGCCCGCCGGCTACGAAGCCAAGCGGGCGGCGAGTGCCGGGAAGCTCCAGGTCGATTGCGGCTTCTGGGGCGGTCTTGTGCCCGAAAACGCCGCCGACCTGGGGCCCCTGCTGGATTGCGGCGTGCTGGGCGTCAAGGCCTTCATGATCGACTCGGGCATCCCGGAGTTCCCCGAAGTGGGCGAACGCGAACTGCGCCTGGCCATGCCGCAACTGGCCGCGCGGGGCCGGCCCCTCCTCCTGCACGCCGAAGTCTCCGTCCCGCATCTCGCCCCGCCCCCGGGCGATTCGCGGCGCTACGCCACGTACCTCGCTTCCCGGCCGCCCGAGATGGAGGTGGCGGCCATCCGGCAAGCCATCGCGCTCTGCCGCGAGTTCGGGGGACCGGTGCATATCGTCCACCTCTCCGCCGCGGACGCCCTGCCTTATCTGGCCGCGGCCCGCGCCGAGGGCCTGCCCGTCACGGTCGAGACGTGCCCGCACTACCTGGCGTTCGCGGCCGAGGACATCCCGGACGGCGCCACCGAATTCAAGTGCACACCGCCCATCCGGGACCGGGAAAACCGGGAGCGCCTCTGGGAGGGCCTGGAAGGGGGCGTCATCGATTTCGTGGTCTGCGACCACTCGCCGTGCACGCCCGCCCTCAAGCGGCCCGAGGAGGGCGACTTCCTGGCCGCGTGGGGCGGCGTCGCCTCGGTGCAGTTCGGGCCGGCGATCGTCTGGACGCACGCGCGGCGGCGCGGCCTCTCGCTCGCCAGGGTGGCGACCTGGCTCTCCGCCGCGCCGGCCCGCCTCGCCGGCCTCGCGCGCTCCAAGGGCCGCATCGCACCGGGCTGCGACGCCGATCTGGTGGTCTGGGATCCGGACGCGAGTTTCGCCGTCACGCCCGACATCA is part of the Candidatus Tanganyikabacteria bacterium genome and harbors:
- a CDS encoding S8 family serine peptidase encodes the protein MVSLVALSLAACVKPVAPTGPGPASLVSNGAANAAPTPQELELILKQTESKGLKAEESLRLPASEHAASPGEVVVRFKDGKTHDLPGATKLRDVGIPGMAVYKTDSGAYDAATLAAWQADSRLLYAEPNYKLKTTAADGPDDPKMSRVWGYYQVRTHKLWLAGYKVSNPIKVGVVDTGVDYNHEDLSGVTVKGLNTVKNNRDPFDDHGHGTHVAGVIGAKENNSGIAGVAAGAQLYAVKALDATGEGPEEDIARGLMDAVNAGCKVVNMSLGGPLDVQALRDAVAEATRRGTLVVVAAGNDGEDDEKHFPASYPDALAVGATMPDDSRAFFSNGGTFVDIAAPGVLIMSTLPDNEYDYLDGTSMAAPHVAGAAALLWSRHPELSVSQVRNLLTSSALPTKGWTKSTVGMVNVRAAFEKLEGKKIGPPDYNGGGSATPPPGPIYTPPPAPPLTQWFQALATAFDLYATEENVRAFMNEVSEYEKNGTLGPGSGQAAAVRDLQRALAKFNYPVTVSGTFDEATGQAVLAYKKANGLHQSYRKGDGYYAVNEYIDPGTFNSMMAKLFSAAVAARQVKPQ
- the allB gene encoding allantoinase AllB, coding for MHTGLSSAFVLRGRRVLTPAGERAACVVVREGRIADVTPFDAPPPPDAEVVDAGEAAILPGFVDTHVHVNEPGRTEWEGFESATRAAAAGGITSIVDMPLNSLPVTTTPAGYEAKRAASAGKLQVDCGFWGGLVPENAADLGPLLDCGVLGVKAFMIDSGIPEFPEVGERELRLAMPQLAARGRPLLLHAEVSVPHLAPPPGDSRRYATYLASRPPEMEVAAIRQAIALCREFGGPVHIVHLSAADALPYLAAARAEGLPVTVETCPHYLAFAAEDIPDGATEFKCTPPIRDRENRERLWEGLEGGVIDFVVCDHSPCTPALKRPEEGDFLAAWGGVASVQFGPAIVWTHARRRGLSLARVATWLSAAPARLAGLARSKGRIAPGCDADLVVWDPDASFAVTPDIIRHRHPTTPYAGQTLGGRARATYLRGRLVQEDGIPIIWGAGKPLVAEEE